A stretch of the Streptomyces sp. NBC_00078 genome encodes the following:
- a CDS encoding RidA family protein, with protein MSTERVNPPGLSPPTGFSHAVVATGTRLVFLAGQTALDADGKITGDTLPDQFERALTNLLTALRAAGGTPADLARVTVYATDVAAYRIHAPELGRLWRESAGRDYPAMAVVEVVRLWDERAMVELDGFAVLP; from the coding sequence GTGAGCACCGAGCGCGTCAACCCGCCCGGCCTCTCACCGCCGACGGGCTTCTCCCACGCGGTCGTCGCCACCGGCACCCGCCTCGTCTTCCTGGCCGGCCAGACCGCCCTCGACGCCGACGGCAAGATCACCGGCGACACCCTCCCCGACCAGTTCGAGCGCGCTCTCACCAACCTGCTCACCGCCTTGCGCGCGGCGGGCGGCACTCCCGCCGACCTCGCCCGCGTCACCGTCTACGCCACCGACGTCGCCGCGTACCGCATCCATGCCCCCGAACTGGGCCGCCTCTGGCGGGAGTCGGCGGGCCGTGACTACCCGGCGATGGCGGTCGTGGAGGTGGTACGCCTGTGGGACGAAAGGGCGATGGTGGAACTCGACGGGTTCGCCGTACTGCCCTAG
- a CDS encoding DUF5999 family protein, translating to MCSHQSSCPSFDANAVHIVAAHPEQGWSLLCDGAIVFDDTGELTPDGRAVGPQRVPAERLAIAA from the coding sequence ATGTGTTCCCACCAGTCCTCGTGCCCTTCCTTCGACGCCAATGCCGTGCACATCGTCGCCGCCCATCCCGAGCAGGGCTGGAGCCTCCTGTGCGACGGCGCGATCGTGTTCGACGACACGGGCGAGCTGACGCCCGACGGCAGGGCCGTCGGGCCGCAACGGGTGCCCGCCGAGCGGCTGGCCATCGCCGCCTGA
- a CDS encoding glycoside hydrolase family 16 protein, which produces MSSALLRPGRLIVAALAALSLLLLGQPQAHAASWGSPRTVNSWNTINGRWTANNELETYTPDCVWYEGGTLVIKTHKSGGTYYSGRVESKALYGYGTYSFTANMPNGQGLLPAVWAAYLNPWLPEFDAAEIVGQNPNTVYQTSHDANNAQNQFSKTNSAGWTNAYHTYSFTWWPDHIDFAVDGTITGTKWYTTAPGVGMRFIVNTAVGGDWPGNPNDSTWATPDGARYLKVSSITYTPYVP; this is translated from the coding sequence ATGTCATCTGCACTCCTCAGGCCGGGACGCCTGATAGTCGCCGCCCTGGCGGCGCTGTCACTCCTTCTGCTGGGGCAGCCGCAAGCCCACGCGGCGTCCTGGGGAAGCCCCCGAACGGTCAACTCGTGGAACACCATCAACGGACGGTGGACCGCCAACAACGAGCTGGAGACCTACACCCCCGACTGCGTCTGGTACGAGGGCGGCACCCTCGTCATCAAGACCCACAAGTCGGGCGGCACGTACTACTCCGGCCGCGTGGAGTCCAAGGCCCTCTACGGCTACGGCACTTACAGCTTCACCGCGAACATGCCCAACGGCCAGGGCCTCCTGCCTGCGGTATGGGCGGCCTACCTGAATCCGTGGCTGCCCGAGTTCGACGCCGCCGAAATCGTCGGCCAGAACCCGAACACCGTCTACCAGACCTCGCACGACGCCAACAACGCCCAGAACCAGTTCTCGAAGACGAACTCCGCGGGCTGGACCAACGCGTACCACACGTACTCGTTCACCTGGTGGCCCGATCACATCGACTTCGCGGTGGACGGCACCATCACCGGCACCAAGTGGTACACCACCGCCCCGGGCGTCGGGATGCGCTTCATCGTCAACACGGCCGTCGGCGGCGACTGGCCGGGCAACCCCAACGACTCGACATGGGCCACACCGGACGGCGCGAGGTACCTGAAGGTCTCCTCGATCACGTACACCCCGTACGTTCCGTAG
- the istB gene encoding IS21-like element helper ATPase IstB has protein sequence MDAADRLAERARKESWTHAEYLVACLQREVSARESHGGEARVRAARFPAIKTIEELDVTHLRGVTRQQLAHLGTLDFIAGKENAVFLGPPGTGKTHLAIGLAVRACQAGHRVAFATAAEWVDRLAAAHHAGRLQGELTKLSRYPLIVVDEVGYIPFEAEAANLFFQLISNRYERASVIVTSNKPFGRWGEVFGDETVAAAMIDRLVHHAEVHSLKGDSFRMRGRELGRIPATTDND, from the coding sequence CTGGACGCCGCAGACCGGCTCGCCGAACGCGCCCGCAAGGAGTCCTGGACCCATGCCGAATACCTGGTCGCCTGTCTCCAGCGCGAGGTCTCCGCCCGCGAATCACACGGCGGCGAGGCGAGAGTTCGGGCCGCCCGCTTCCCCGCGATCAAGACGATCGAGGAACTCGACGTCACCCATCTGCGCGGCGTGACGCGACAACAGCTCGCGCATCTGGGCACGTTGGACTTCATCGCCGGCAAGGAGAACGCCGTTTTTCTGGGACCGCCGGGCACCGGGAAGACACACCTGGCGATCGGGCTCGCGGTCCGCGCCTGTCAGGCCGGCCACCGCGTCGCCTTCGCCACCGCCGCCGAGTGGGTCGACCGCCTGGCCGCTGCCCACCACGCCGGACGGCTCCAGGGCGAGCTCACCAAGCTGAGCCGTTACCCGCTGATCGTGGTGGACGAGGTCGGCTACATCCCCTTCGAAGCCGAGGCCGCGAACCTGTTCTTCCAGCTCATATCGAACCGATACGAACGCGCGTCCGTGATCGTCACCAGCAACAAACCCTTCGGACGCTGGGGAGAGGTCTTCGGCGACGAGACCGTGGCCGCCGCCATGATCGACCGCCTCGTCCACCACGCCGAGGTCCACTCCCTCAAAGGCGACTCGTTCCGCATGCGAGGACGCGAACTCGGACGCATCCCCGCCACCACCGACAACGACTGA
- a CDS encoding SDR family NAD(P)-dependent oxidoreductase, whose translation MGKLDGKVAVITGGTSGMALAGAKLFVEEGAHVFITGRRQDALDEAVKQIGRNVTGVQGDAADLDDLDRLYDTVKREKGSIDVLWASAGGGEPAPLGEITEAQFDTWFGLNARGTLFTVQKALPLFNDGGSILMTGSNASLGAFPGWSVYAGSKAVQQAWARIWLNELKDRRIRVNVLTPGQVATAKQEELFDEATKRQFESLIPRGQMGRPDEIATAALFLASDDSSYVNGMELVADGGTTAI comes from the coding sequence ATGGGAAAGCTCGACGGCAAGGTCGCGGTCATCACCGGCGGCACCAGCGGCATGGCGCTGGCCGGCGCGAAGCTGTTCGTTGAAGAGGGAGCGCACGTCTTCATCACCGGCCGCCGCCAGGACGCCCTGGACGAGGCCGTGAAGCAGATCGGCCGCAACGTCACCGGCGTGCAGGGCGACGCTGCCGACCTGGACGACCTGGACCGCCTGTACGACACCGTCAAGCGGGAGAAGGGCAGCATCGATGTGTTGTGGGCCAGCGCAGGCGGGGGCGAGCCCGCCCCGCTCGGCGAGATCACCGAGGCCCAGTTCGACACCTGGTTCGGGCTCAACGCCCGCGGCACCCTGTTCACCGTCCAGAAGGCCCTTCCGCTCTTCAATGACGGCGGCTCCATCCTCATGACCGGCTCCAACGCCTCCCTCGGCGCCTTCCCCGGCTGGAGCGTCTACGCCGGCAGCAAGGCCGTCCAGCAGGCCTGGGCCCGTATCTGGCTCAACGAGCTCAAGGACCGCCGCATCCGCGTCAACGTCCTGACCCCCGGCCAGGTCGCCACCGCGAAGCAGGAAGAGCTCTTCGACGAGGCCACCAAGCGCCAGTTCGAGTCCCTCATCCCCCGCGGCCAGATGGGCAGGCCCGACGAAATTGCCACCGCCGCCCTCTTCCTCGCCTCTGACGACTCCAGCTACGTCAACGGCATGGAACTCGTCGCCGACGGCGGCACCACTGCCATCTGA
- a CDS encoding NADPH-dependent F420 reductase has protein sequence MSNISIIGAGNMARTIGARAIAGGNTVEITGRDQSKAADLAEALGDGATTGEWGATPAGDIVIVALLYDGVVPAIAQYGDALAGKIIVDISNPFNSTFDGLAHREETSIAQEAAKAAPVGASVVKAFNTIFRHVLEKGRPDVFIAGDNAQAKSSVEAFVESLGLRPLDVGGLKMAHWLEGAGVVTVGLANHGVGNLDFALSITELTLVKQS, from the coding sequence ATGAGCAACATCAGCATCATCGGCGCCGGGAACATGGCCCGCACCATCGGCGCGCGGGCGATAGCGGGCGGCAACACCGTCGAGATCACGGGCCGGGACCAGTCCAAGGCCGCTGACCTGGCCGAGGCTCTCGGCGACGGCGCCACGACCGGAGAATGGGGCGCCACCCCGGCCGGGGACATCGTCATCGTGGCCTTGTTGTACGACGGTGTCGTGCCGGCCATCGCCCAGTACGGAGACGCACTCGCGGGCAAGATCATCGTCGACATCAGCAACCCCTTCAACTCCACGTTCGACGGGCTGGCCCACCGCGAGGAGACCTCGATCGCGCAGGAAGCCGCCAAGGCCGCCCCGGTCGGCGCCAGCGTGGTGAAGGCGTTCAACACCATCTTCCGTCATGTCCTGGAGAAGGGCCGGCCCGACGTCTTCATCGCGGGCGACAATGCGCAGGCCAAGTCAAGTGTGGAGGCGTTCGTCGAGAGCCTCGGGCTGCGCCCGCTGGACGTCGGCGGCCTGAAGATGGCGCACTGGCTGGAAGGAGCGGGCGTGGTCACGGTAGGCCTCGCCAACCACGGAGTGGGGAACTTGGACTTCGCCCTCAGCATCACCGAACTCACCTTGGTGAAGCAGTCGTAG
- a CDS encoding TetR/AcrR family transcriptional regulator, giving the protein MTELEKGPTGRRRGRGARERILSASQHLFREQGINRTGMDQLCAAAEVSKRTAYQHFSGKDELVAEYLRRFDPSVLSGVFDRTDLTPRERLLAAFDIAPTTPLCPYIAAAVELHDPQHPASRYARDYKKAVAVRLADTAREAGAADPEQLGEQLALLIDGAAARSRVLNADAFPAAAAVAAVLIDNAIPSTTGDDQRQEEAAS; this is encoded by the coding sequence ATGACGGAGTTGGAGAAGGGCCCCACGGGCCGCCGCCGCGGCCGGGGCGCCCGCGAACGCATCCTCAGTGCGTCCCAGCACCTGTTCCGCGAGCAGGGCATCAACCGCACCGGCATGGACCAGCTCTGCGCGGCGGCCGAGGTGTCCAAGCGCACGGCCTACCAGCACTTCAGCGGCAAGGACGAACTCGTCGCCGAGTACCTGCGCCGGTTCGACCCCTCCGTTCTGTCCGGCGTGTTCGACCGCACCGACCTCACGCCCCGCGAACGGCTCCTCGCCGCCTTCGACATCGCCCCCACCACTCCCCTGTGCCCCTACATCGCCGCCGCCGTCGAACTCCACGACCCCCAGCACCCCGCGTCCCGGTACGCACGCGACTACAAGAAAGCCGTCGCCGTGCGGCTCGCCGACACCGCCCGCGAGGCCGGCGCCGCCGACCCCGAACAGCTCGGCGAGCAGCTCGCGTTGCTCATCGACGGCGCTGCGGCCCGCAGCCGGGTCCTCAACGCCGACGCCTTCCCCGCCGCCGCCGCCGTCGCCGCCGTCCTCATCGACAACGCCATTCCCTCCACAACCGGCGATGACCAGCGACAGGAGGAAGCGGCAAGTTAA
- a CDS encoding DUF6299 family protein, which produces MSKRPALALAAGAALFLLAAPAVPAAAAPHTTAADLQESVTVDPKGRIAEDGTITLTGTYRCVGSTGPAFVSSSVLQSTSESSASPSSTTVIQGIGGTMAVCDGVKHRWENTSKPSPAIGPGTVGVEATVTELRFHGILPLPHFHAEQRHEVTLTKD; this is translated from the coding sequence ATGTCCAAGCGCCCCGCCCTGGCCCTCGCCGCCGGTGCCGCGCTGTTCCTGCTCGCCGCTCCCGCCGTCCCGGCGGCCGCGGCCCCGCACACCACGGCCGCCGATCTGCAGGAGTCGGTGACCGTCGACCCGAAGGGCCGCATCGCGGAGGACGGCACCATCACCCTCACCGGCACCTACCGCTGCGTCGGCAGCACGGGCCCGGCCTTCGTCAGCTCCTCCGTGCTCCAGAGCACCTCGGAGTCCTCCGCCAGCCCGAGCTCCACGACCGTGATCCAGGGGATCGGCGGCACCATGGCCGTGTGCGACGGCGTGAAACACCGGTGGGAGAACACCAGCAAGCCCTCGCCGGCCATCGGCCCGGGCACGGTGGGTGTCGAGGCCACGGTCACCGAACTCCGCTTCCACGGCATCCTGCCGCTGCCCCACTTCCACGCCGAACAGCGGCACGAAGTCACCCTGACCAAGGACTGA
- a CDS encoding serine/threonine-protein kinase: protein MAGERERVIAGRYRLRQRLGSGGSGSVWLAEDEELRAQVAVKEIDVPHESEGVIDDPVSRGRKEALRAAQLREHPNVITVYDVVEAEDRPWIVMEYLPGTRDLHAVVRKHGPLSSDEVARIGAAALDGLSAGHRLGIIHRDVKPANLLLAPDHSGAADRRVLLTDYGISLRPRETRITQSGMVVGTPGYVAPERLSGGEATPASDLFSLGVTLYFAVEGTAPFERDTLDATLMAALATDPSAPQRASAPLSRVIMGLLAKDPLDRTQAAEAGELLAEATQAESPAVGAGPAESPATATDPRHPTPFEGHPLTPTGPTSQDTRKAPGRRTPVLLALVAMLVGGGGFALGAATFRETGDGAAGLETRAKAVATPSPKVTRSTYPYGRQTGLREGLAPGQCVDADWKDGQYEGRPGLKLIDCYDDDPEGQVIATVAAGGAVQSECTRRTAELRKTMADPVLYVLTPEPGQSEPPAAACLLFLRHATLGGPLGDFRKFGDEVYISQLGPGDCINTEKDKDGTYTKTLVSCEKPHDEQMVGWARASGDGSAGSVDMAGLCEEKYGVNWARGQGHEMSGWYSTDEEWDDGFRYALCSVERENGKQLPGGVLKPAY from the coding sequence GTGGCAGGGGAGCGGGAACGCGTCATCGCCGGTCGGTACCGGCTGCGGCAACGGCTGGGTTCCGGCGGCAGCGGAAGCGTCTGGCTGGCCGAGGACGAGGAGCTCCGGGCGCAGGTCGCGGTCAAGGAGATCGACGTACCGCACGAGTCGGAGGGCGTCATCGACGACCCCGTCAGCCGCGGACGCAAGGAGGCACTGAGGGCGGCGCAACTGCGCGAGCACCCGAACGTGATCACGGTGTACGACGTGGTGGAGGCCGAGGACCGCCCGTGGATCGTGATGGAGTACCTGCCGGGGACGCGGGACCTGCACGCCGTGGTGAGGAAGCACGGCCCGCTGTCGAGCGACGAGGTGGCGCGGATCGGGGCGGCCGCCCTCGACGGGCTCTCGGCCGGACACCGGCTCGGCATCATCCACCGGGACGTGAAGCCCGCCAACCTGCTGCTGGCACCGGACCATTCGGGTGCCGCCGACCGCCGGGTGCTGCTCACCGACTACGGCATCTCCCTGCGGCCCCGCGAGACCCGGATCACCCAGAGCGGCATGGTGGTCGGCACCCCGGGCTATGTGGCGCCCGAGCGGCTCTCCGGCGGCGAGGCGACTCCCGCGTCCGACCTGTTCTCGCTCGGCGTCACGCTCTACTTCGCCGTCGAGGGCACCGCCCCCTTCGAGCGGGACACGCTCGATGCGACCCTCATGGCGGCACTGGCCACGGATCCCTCCGCACCGCAGCGGGCGAGCGCCCCGCTCAGCCGCGTGATCATGGGTCTGCTGGCGAAGGACCCGCTGGACCGTACGCAGGCGGCCGAGGCGGGCGAACTGCTCGCCGAGGCCACGCAGGCCGAGTCCCCTGCCGTCGGCGCGGGACCCGCCGAGTCCCCGGCGACCGCGACGGACCCCCGCCACCCCACGCCTTTCGAGGGACACCCCCTCACCCCTACCGGGCCCACGTCGCAGGACACCCGCAAGGCACCCGGCCGGCGTACGCCCGTGCTGCTCGCGCTGGTTGCGATGCTGGTCGGGGGAGGCGGGTTCGCGCTGGGTGCCGCCACGTTCCGGGAGACGGGGGACGGGGCGGCGGGCCTGGAGACCAGAGCCAAGGCCGTCGCGACTCCGTCCCCGAAGGTGACCCGCAGCACCTACCCGTACGGCCGGCAGACGGGGCTGCGCGAGGGGCTCGCGCCGGGACAGTGCGTCGACGCCGACTGGAAGGACGGGCAGTACGAGGGGCGACCCGGCCTGAAACTCATCGACTGCTACGACGACGATCCCGAGGGCCAGGTCATCGCGACCGTGGCGGCGGGCGGCGCCGTACAGAGCGAGTGCACCCGGCGCACCGCGGAGCTGCGCAAGACCATGGCCGACCCGGTGCTGTACGTCCTGACCCCCGAGCCAGGGCAGAGCGAGCCACCGGCCGCGGCCTGCCTCCTCTTCCTCCGGCACGCCACCCTCGGCGGCCCACTCGGCGACTTCCGCAAGTTCGGCGACGAGGTCTACATCTCGCAGCTGGGTCCGGGAGACTGCATCAACACCGAGAAGGACAAGGACGGCACGTACACGAAGACCCTGGTGAGCTGCGAGAAACCGCACGACGAGCAGATGGTCGGCTGGGCCCGGGCGTCGGGCGACGGCTCGGCGGGCAGCGTGGACATGGCGGGGCTCTGCGAAGAGAAGTACGGCGTCAACTGGGCGCGCGGCCAGGGACACGAGATGTCGGGCTGGTACTCCACCGACGAGGAGTGGGACGACGGGTTCCGCTACGCGCTGTGCAGCGTGGAGCGGGAGAACGGTAAGCAACTTCCGGGAGGGGTGCTGAAACCGGCGTACTGA
- a CDS encoding acyl-CoA dehydrogenase family protein, with the protein MPAFSLEPEQIARCGALRTTAAERLRPLAEKGEPGHVNRALVAELGALGLVERLFGSGALELCLMRESLAYVCTEAETALALQGLGAHPVYAGGTPAQRDRWLPKVIEGSAVAAFALTEPGAGSDAGALGMRAQPEASRSGGTGRAAAVPRAVTGETGAPDCEGNAGPDGLRPGDVRTATPGGARSGYGPVGSGASPGAGNRDPIPADSLAAEPDGRAAWRLTGEKCWISNAPEADFYTVFARTTPGAGARGVTAFLVPADRPGLTGVPLDMLSPHAIGALGFDAVPVTADDVLGDVDGGFRVAMGTLNLFRPSVGAFAVGMAQAALDASLVHTSQRDAFGGKLKDLQTVAHQVAEMALRTEAARLMVYAAATAYDEGAPGVPRRAAMAKLIATETAQYVVDKAVQLHGARALRRGHLLEHLYREVRAPRIYEGASEVQRGIIAKELYADLEAAE; encoded by the coding sequence ATGCCCGCATTCTCGCTCGAACCGGAACAGATCGCCCGGTGTGGAGCACTGCGCACCACGGCCGCGGAGCGGCTGCGCCCGCTCGCCGAGAAGGGCGAACCGGGGCACGTCAATCGCGCGCTCGTCGCGGAACTGGGCGCGCTCGGCCTTGTGGAGCGGCTGTTCGGCTCGGGCGCCCTGGAGCTGTGCCTGATGCGGGAATCCCTGGCGTACGTCTGTACGGAGGCGGAGACGGCGCTGGCCCTGCAGGGGCTCGGCGCCCATCCCGTGTACGCCGGCGGCACCCCGGCCCAGCGCGACCGCTGGCTGCCGAAGGTCATCGAGGGCTCAGCGGTGGCCGCCTTCGCTCTGACCGAGCCGGGGGCGGGGTCGGATGCCGGTGCGCTGGGGATGCGCGCGCAGCCGGAGGCCTCGCGGTCGGGCGGCACGGGGCGGGCCGCCGCTGTCCCGCGGGCGGTGACCGGCGAGACGGGGGCGCCCGATTGCGAGGGGAACGCAGGGCCGGACGGCCTGCGGCCGGGTGACGTCCGAACGGCCACGCCCGGCGGTGCGCGGTCCGGCTACGGGCCCGTCGGCTCCGGCGCGTCCCCCGGTGCCGGAAACCGTGATCCGATTCCGGCCGATTCCCTCGCCGCGGAACCCGACGGCCGCGCCGCCTGGCGCCTCACGGGCGAGAAGTGCTGGATCTCCAACGCGCCCGAGGCCGACTTCTACACCGTCTTCGCCCGTACCACCCCCGGCGCGGGCGCCCGCGGCGTGACCGCGTTCCTCGTGCCGGCCGATCGTCCCGGGCTCACCGGCGTGCCCCTCGACATGCTCTCGCCGCACGCCATCGGCGCCCTCGGTTTCGATGCCGTGCCCGTCACCGCGGACGATGTACTCGGCGACGTCGACGGCGGGTTCCGGGTCGCCATGGGGACCCTCAACCTGTTCCGCCCCAGCGTCGGCGCCTTCGCGGTCGGCATGGCACAGGCGGCACTCGACGCGAGTCTCGTGCACACCTCCCAACGGGACGCGTTCGGCGGCAAGTTGAAGGACCTGCAGACCGTCGCCCACCAGGTCGCCGAGATGGCTCTGCGCACCGAGGCGGCCCGTCTCATGGTGTACGCGGCGGCGACGGCGTACGACGAAGGCGCCCCCGGTGTCCCCCGGCGCGCGGCGATGGCGAAGCTGATCGCCACCGAGACCGCGCAGTACGTCGTCGACAAGGCCGTCCAACTGCACGGCGCCCGCGCCCTGCGCCGCGGCCATCTGCTCGAACACCTCTACCGCGAGGTACGCGCCCCGCGCATCTACGAGGGGGCGAGCGAGGTCCAACGAGGCATCATCGCCAAGGAGTTGTACGCCGACCTGGAGGCAGCCGAGTGA